In a single window of the Flavivirga spongiicola genome:
- a CDS encoding gluconate:H+ symporter yields MPLLIVIIGILLLFLLIAKFKLNAFISFIIVCIFVGVFQNMELEGIIKSIQTGIGSTLGFLVMILGLGAMLGKLVADSGAAQRITSRLVSSFGLKYIQWAVVLAGFIVGIPMFYSVGFVILIPLVFTVAASTGLPLIYVGLPMLASLSVTHGFLPPHPAPTAIASMFKADIGKTLLYGILIAIPAIIVAGPLFARTIKNVKATPLKEFYNPIVLEDNEMPSMSISVFSALLPVILIILSTLVTSFFPKDFMFKETIVFMGNPVVAMLISVLVAIYTLGLSRGKKMTELMTSVSSSVASITMVLFIIAGAGALKQILIDSGVSNYIGDLLKDSSMSPLILAWLIATIIRVCVGSATVAGLTAAGIALPLVSSTGVSGELMVLAIGSGSLMLSHVNDGGFWMFKEYFNLSVKETLSTWTVMETTVGVMGLIGVLILNTFI; encoded by the coding sequence ATGCCTTTACTTATTGTCATTATCGGAATATTGCTACTATTTCTTTTAATAGCAAAATTCAAACTCAATGCTTTTATTTCTTTTATCATCGTTTGCATTTTCGTTGGCGTATTTCAAAATATGGAATTAGAGGGCATTATAAAATCAATTCAAACAGGCATAGGGAGTACACTTGGTTTTTTAGTCATGATCTTGGGGCTTGGAGCCATGTTGGGTAAACTTGTTGCAGATAGTGGAGCAGCACAGCGAATTACTTCAAGGTTAGTGTCTAGTTTTGGTCTGAAATATATTCAATGGGCTGTTGTATTAGCAGGGTTCATTGTTGGTATCCCTATGTTTTATTCTGTAGGCTTTGTTATATTAATTCCTTTGGTTTTTACAGTAGCAGCTTCCACAGGTTTGCCTCTAATATATGTAGGTTTACCCATGTTAGCCTCTTTATCTGTAACACATGGTTTTTTGCCTCCTCACCCAGCGCCAACTGCTATTGCAAGTATGTTCAAGGCAGATATTGGAAAAACTTTATTATATGGAATTTTAATAGCTATTCCTGCAATAATAGTTGCAGGGCCTCTTTTTGCTCGAACCATTAAAAATGTAAAAGCAACTCCTCTAAAAGAATTTTACAATCCGATTGTTTTAGAGGATAACGAAATGCCTAGTATGAGTATTAGTGTATTTAGTGCGTTGTTACCAGTTATATTAATCATACTTTCAACATTAGTGACCAGTTTTTTTCCAAAAGATTTTATGTTCAAAGAAACCATCGTTTTTATGGGAAACCCTGTAGTTGCAATGCTAATTTCTGTTCTGGTGGCCATTTACACCTTGGGCCTTTCAAGAGGAAAAAAAATGACTGAATTAATGACTTCTGTCTCAAGTTCGGTAGCAAGTATAACCATGGTGTTGTTCATTATTGCTGGAGCAGGAGCCTTAAAACAAATTTTAATAGATAGCGGTGTTAGTAATTATATAGGAGATTTATTAAAAGACTCAAGCATGTCTCCGTTAATTTTAGCATGGTTAATAGCAACCATTATAAGGGTTTGCGTAGGATCTGCAACCGTAGCAGGTTTAACTGCAGCAGGAATTGCACTACCATTGGTTTCTAGTACAGGAGTAAGTGGGGAATTAATGGTATTAGCCATTGGTTCTGGTAGCTTAATGTTATCTCATGTTAATGATGGCGGTTTTTGGATGTTTAAGGAGTATTTCAATCTATCTGTTAAAGAGACTCTTTCCACCTGGACCGTTATGGAAACGACCGTTGGAGTTATGGGATTAATAGGCGTTTTAATATTAAATACATTTATATAG
- a CDS encoding family 20 glycosylhydrolase — protein sequence MKKRHCFILLMILIITSCKDYKSEHLANNISIIPKPVYLKQLEGGFLLNDKTFFVSSNEEEDKIASYFNEKIKKSTGFKLNINRKKSGTNNIIFKIDKDLELNKEGYILNVSSDEIVVKSKHYQGLFYGMQTMMQLLPPEIESDVIAPNVEWVIPNVEIKDQPEFGWRGLNLDVSRYFSSVDFIKKQLDILSLFKINKFHWHLTDDQGWRVEVKKYPKLTTISSKRKNDDGSIYGEYYTQEDIKEVVAYAKERFIDVMPEIDVPGHVVAVLAAYPELSCAEKHLETRVLWGIDSNILCAGKENTFKFLEDVFEEIVPLFPFDYVHIGGDEVPKNEWESCQRCQKRIQDEDLKDESQLQSYFMTRVENMLKKHNKKIFGWDEILEGGISETANIMSWTGEEGGITSANAGHDVVMNPSKYTYINFYQGDHHVEPMAFGAYISLKDIYNYNPIPSKIAEDKRKHILGSQASVWTEYAATDSIVEYQLYPRILAMAELTWTPTKDKNYENFLERLNNQYKRLDELDLNYHIPLPEGPLSNQVVFIDSVSLSFKTTHPVKMVYTLDGSNPTNSSKEYQEPINFTESKVLKIASVLPQGKMSSIRKVNIEKKKSIEGTTINDTKPGLLVKTVKGHFKNLNDVDFTTNYTVSKIDSIQQANKAYDWGHFIKEDNLRALSIEGYIDIKESGVYYFSSNQDQVWIAGQKVIDYKAPIKKHPKKSSIALGKGKHKLKIIYLNNIVKGWASDWNTVELRYKKPNGTEFLSVESKNLSH from the coding sequence AAGAAGAAGATAAAATAGCTTCATATTTTAATGAAAAAATAAAGAAATCAACAGGATTTAAATTAAATATAAATCGTAAAAAATCAGGTACCAATAATATTATATTTAAGATAGATAAAGACCTTGAATTGAATAAAGAAGGGTATATTCTAAATGTTTCATCTGATGAAATTGTGGTTAAATCGAAGCATTATCAAGGTCTTTTTTATGGTATGCAAACTATGATGCAGCTTTTACCTCCCGAAATTGAAAGTGATGTTATTGCTCCCAATGTAGAATGGGTGATTCCAAATGTTGAAATAAAAGACCAACCTGAATTTGGATGGAGAGGATTAAATTTAGATGTGAGTCGATACTTTTCTTCAGTAGATTTTATAAAAAAGCAGTTAGATATTCTATCACTATTTAAAATTAACAAATTCCATTGGCATTTAACAGACGACCAAGGATGGAGGGTAGAAGTAAAAAAATATCCTAAACTCACAACAATAAGCTCAAAAAGGAAAAATGATGATGGAAGTATTTATGGAGAATATTATACACAAGAAGATATTAAAGAAGTAGTTGCTTATGCTAAAGAACGCTTTATAGACGTTATGCCAGAAATAGATGTGCCTGGGCATGTCGTTGCGGTATTAGCTGCCTACCCGGAGTTGTCTTGTGCAGAAAAGCATTTAGAGACTAGAGTACTGTGGGGAATAGACTCGAATATTCTCTGCGCAGGCAAAGAAAATACTTTTAAATTTTTAGAAGATGTTTTTGAAGAAATTGTTCCATTATTCCCTTTTGATTATGTTCATATAGGTGGCGATGAAGTTCCAAAGAATGAATGGGAATCTTGCCAGCGTTGTCAAAAAAGAATACAGGACGAAGATCTTAAAGATGAAAGTCAATTACAAAGCTATTTCATGACTCGAGTAGAAAATATGCTAAAAAAACATAATAAGAAAATATTTGGATGGGACGAAATTTTAGAAGGCGGTATATCAGAAACAGCAAATATCATGTCTTGGACTGGCGAAGAAGGCGGTATTACTTCTGCAAATGCTGGACATGATGTCGTTATGAACCCATCTAAATATACATATATTAATTTTTATCAAGGAGACCACCATGTAGAACCCATGGCTTTTGGAGCATATATCTCGTTAAAAGATATTTACAATTATAACCCTATACCTTCTAAAATAGCCGAAGATAAACGAAAACATATTTTAGGATCTCAAGCTAGTGTATGGACAGAGTATGCGGCTACCGATTCCATCGTAGAGTACCAATTATACCCTCGTATACTTGCAATGGCAGAATTAACTTGGACTCCTACTAAAGATAAAAATTATGAAAATTTTCTAGAGCGTTTAAACAATCAATATAAAAGGTTGGATGAACTAGATTTGAATTATCATATTCCATTGCCAGAAGGCCCCTTGTCTAATCAAGTTGTTTTTATTGATAGTGTTTCTCTTTCGTTCAAGACAACACATCCAGTTAAAATGGTTTATACTTTAGATGGTAGCAACCCAACTAATAGTTCTAAAGAGTACCAGGAACCTATAAACTTTACAGAAAGTAAGGTGTTGAAAATTGCGTCGGTATTACCTCAGGGGAAAATGAGCTCTATAAGAAAAGTCAATATTGAAAAGAAAAAAAGTATTGAAGGGACTACGATTAATGATACAAAACCAGGTTTGTTAGTAAAAACGGTAAAAGGACATTTTAAAAATCTAAATGATGTAGATTTCACAACCAATTATACAGTGTCTAAAATTGATTCGATTCAACAGGCTAATAAGGCCTATGATTGGGGGCACTTTATAAAGGAAGACAATTTAAGAGCATTATCAATTGAAGGATATATAGATATTAAAGAAAGTGGAGTTTATTACTTTTCAAGCAATCAAGATCAAGTATGGATTGCAGGCCAGAAGGTTATTGATTACAAAGCCCCTATAAAAAAACATCCTAAAAAATCTTCGATCGCATTAGGTAAAGGAAAGCATAAATTAAAAATAATATATCTAAATAATATAGTTAAAGGCTGGGCTTCAGATTGGAATACTGTAGAGTTACGTTATAAAAAACCAAATGGCACTGAATTTTTATCTGTAGAAAGCAAAAACTTATCACATTAA
- a CDS encoding FG-GAP-like repeat-containing protein, whose product MKKNKFQIPFINSEFRYSQWYKCGIKPLDFYLFTLIITVMFSCAKKEEKIAVNTLFEKIPSTYSKIDFSNNIYEDEYMNAFIYEYFYNGAGLAVGDINNDGLDDIYFTSNLETNRLYLNKGELKFQDITESSKTEGGEGWTTGTNMVDINNDGLLDIYVCKSGPFQKSEILENELYINKGLDEKGIPVFEEEAAKYGLNDLSYSIQSVFFDFDRDGDLDMYLMNHNPQTLKEGILENEGSSKFSEIGDKFYINENGKYLNKTLEVGIFSNQISYGLGVGVSDLNLDGWPDLYISNDYEEHDYMYINQKNGTFKEVVKRATKHISNFSMGNDIADFDNDGYTDIMTLDMVAEDNYGIKTSMASMSVEKFHEGVKAGRHFQYMYNTLQKHTSYIDSTNTPFYSEIGQIAGISNTDWSWAPLFADFDNDGNKDIFITNGIKRDFRNKDFFTNMKAFSKKNKDAFNNPEKLNFLISKTPNRPYKNYFYQNSGDLKFKNTSDIWLENNTKGYSNGAAYADLDNDGDLDLIINNVDEKATILKNNSNLLTDNSYLKLEFKGLQNNTKGIGAKAILYTNKGQQVYENYVVRGYLSSVSPKINIGIPKNTQVDSLKIIWPTGKAQNIQINDLNKTYTIHYDIASLNLTEPSYIKNRKTLFTLDNISTDLKHIENIYDDYKHQLLLPHKLSQFGPAIAIGDVNGDGTDDIYLGQSTGEASQLFIQNKQGEFIKHQTFTKDAIFEDVDAKFLDLDKDGDLDLYVASGGNEFEENASNYTDRLYENKSGKFIKREDLLPVNIHISSSKISVNDFNNDGYPDLFVGGRHTPHQYPSPTNSYILMNKKGVLVDVTESHAPELKQIGLVTDAAWTDYDNDNDNDLLIVGEWMAPTLFENKNGTFTKIESTFLDSLSGWYNSIEPVDLDNDGDDDYIIGNLGENYKYKANTEEPFEMYYHDFDDNGSKDIVLGYYNFGKLYPVRGKECSSQQVPKIKKIKPTYHDFGNSTIKDIYGDNYLKSALHLSSYNFKSGILKNNGNGNFDFIPLPEIAQISSINDILIKDINNDAKKDIIIAGNLFVSEIETPRNDAGYGIVLLNNDNFNFSYMNADQSGLFIPFDSKNINWIQIRNDIYLMSGNNNDNVSTFKLN is encoded by the coding sequence GTGAAAAAAAATAAATTTCAAATACCATTTATAAATTCTGAGTTTCGATACAGTCAGTGGTACAAATGTGGTATAAAACCACTTGATTTTTATTTGTTTACTTTAATAATTACAGTCATGTTTTCTTGTGCAAAAAAGGAAGAGAAAATAGCTGTAAATACATTATTCGAAAAGATACCAAGTACATATTCAAAAATTGATTTTAGTAATAACATCTACGAAGATGAATATATGAATGCTTTTATTTATGAATATTTTTATAACGGAGCAGGTCTTGCAGTTGGTGATATTAACAATGATGGACTAGATGATATTTATTTCACATCTAATTTAGAAACCAATCGTTTATATCTAAATAAAGGTGAATTAAAATTTCAAGATATTACAGAATCTTCAAAAACAGAAGGAGGTGAAGGCTGGACCACAGGTACTAACATGGTTGATATAAATAATGACGGATTGTTAGATATTTATGTATGTAAATCAGGGCCTTTTCAAAAATCTGAAATTTTAGAAAATGAACTCTATATTAATAAAGGTTTAGATGAGAAAGGCATTCCTGTTTTTGAAGAAGAAGCCGCAAAATATGGATTGAACGATTTAAGTTATTCTATACAATCTGTGTTTTTTGACTTTGATAGAGATGGTGATTTAGATATGTATTTAATGAACCATAATCCACAAACTCTAAAAGAAGGTATTCTAGAAAACGAAGGGAGCTCAAAATTTTCTGAAATTGGAGATAAATTTTACATAAATGAAAATGGTAAATATTTAAATAAAACCCTTGAAGTTGGCATTTTTTCGAATCAAATATCTTATGGTTTAGGTGTTGGTGTTAGTGATTTAAATTTAGATGGATGGCCGGATCTTTATATTTCTAATGATTATGAAGAGCATGATTATATGTATATCAATCAAAAAAATGGCACTTTTAAAGAGGTTGTTAAGAGAGCGACAAAGCATATTTCAAATTTTTCAATGGGTAATGATATTGCTGATTTTGATAATGATGGCTATACAGATATTATGACTTTAGATATGGTTGCCGAAGATAATTACGGTATAAAAACAAGTATGGCAAGTATGAGTGTTGAAAAATTCCATGAAGGTGTAAAAGCGGGCAGGCATTTTCAATATATGTACAATACGCTTCAAAAACATACTTCCTATATAGATTCTACAAATACTCCTTTTTATTCAGAAATAGGCCAAATTGCAGGTATCTCAAATACCGATTGGAGCTGGGCGCCACTATTTGCCGATTTTGATAATGACGGTAATAAAGATATTTTTATTACAAACGGCATAAAAAGAGATTTTAGAAACAAAGATTTCTTTACCAATATGAAAGCATTTTCAAAAAAGAACAAAGATGCTTTTAACAATCCTGAGAAGCTAAATTTTTTAATTTCTAAAACACCTAACAGGCCATATAAAAACTATTTTTATCAGAATTCTGGAGACCTGAAATTTAAAAACACATCAGATATATGGTTAGAAAATAATACTAAAGGCTATTCAAATGGGGCTGCTTATGCCGATTTAGATAATGATGGTGATTTAGACTTAATCATTAATAACGTTGATGAGAAAGCTACAATTTTAAAAAACAATTCGAATCTATTAACAGATAATAGTTATTTAAAATTAGAATTTAAAGGGCTACAAAACAATACAAAAGGTATTGGAGCAAAAGCCATACTTTATACAAATAAAGGACAGCAAGTGTATGAAAATTATGTGGTAAGAGGCTATCTTTCATCTGTTTCTCCCAAAATAAATATTGGAATACCTAAAAATACACAAGTTGACTCATTAAAAATTATTTGGCCTACTGGAAAAGCACAAAATATTCAAATTAATGATCTCAATAAAACATATACCATTCATTATGATATAGCATCTTTAAACTTAACTGAGCCTTCCTATATAAAAAATAGAAAGACCTTATTTACTCTGGATAATATATCCACGGATTTAAAGCATATTGAAAACATATATGACGATTATAAACATCAGTTATTGCTACCTCATAAGCTATCACAATTTGGACCAGCAATAGCTATTGGAGATGTAAACGGTGATGGAACAGATGATATCTATTTGGGACAGAGTACAGGTGAAGCATCTCAGCTATTTATTCAAAATAAACAAGGTGAATTTATTAAACATCAAACCTTTACAAAAGATGCCATTTTTGAAGATGTTGATGCTAAATTTTTAGACCTAGATAAAGATGGTGATTTAGATTTATACGTTGCCAGTGGAGGTAATGAGTTTGAAGAGAACGCATCAAATTATACAGATAGGTTATATGAAAACAAGTCTGGAAAATTCATTAAAAGAGAAGATTTGCTTCCTGTTAATATTCACATTAGCAGCTCTAAAATAAGTGTCAACGATTTTAATAATGATGGATATCCAGATTTATTTGTTGGCGGAAGGCATACTCCCCATCAATACCCAAGTCCTACCAATAGTTATATTTTAATGAATAAAAAGGGAGTGTTAGTAGATGTTACAGAAAGCCATGCCCCCGAACTTAAACAAATTGGATTGGTAACTGATGCAGCTTGGACAGATTATGATAACGATAATGATAACGATTTACTTATAGTTGGAGAATGGATGGCTCCTACGCTATTCGAAAATAAAAATGGCACGTTTACAAAAATAGAATCCACTTTTTTAGATAGCCTTTCTGGTTGGTATAATAGTATAGAACCTGTTGATTTAGATAATGATGGAGATGATGATTATATTATAGGGAATTTAGGAGAAAATTATAAATACAAAGCGAATACCGAAGAACCTTTTGAGATGTATTATCATGATTTTGATGATAATGGAAGTAAAGACATTGTATTAGGCTATTATAATTTTGGAAAACTATACCCTGTAAGAGGAAAGGAATGTTCCTCACAACAAGTTCCAAAAATAAAAAAGATAAAACCTACATATCATGATTTTGGTAATTCAACAATAAAAGATATTTATGGAGATAATTACCTGAAATCGGCATTGCATCTATCAAGCTATAATTTTAAAAGTGGCATATTAAAGAATAACGGTAATGGTAACTTTGATTTTATACCCTTACCAGAAATAGCGCAAATTTCATCTATTAATGATATTTTAATAAAAGATATTAATAATGATGCAAAAAAAGATATCATAATAGCTGGCAATTTATTTGTGTCAGAAATAGAAACCCCTAGAAACGATGCAGGTTATGGAATCGTTCTTTTAAATAATGACAATTTTAATTTTTCATATATGAATGCTGATCAAAGTGGATTATTCATTCCGTTTGATTCAAAGAATATTAATTGGATACAAATTAGGAACGACATCTATTTAATGTCTGGTAACAATAATGATAATGTATCAACTTTTAAATTAAATTAA